ATAGCCCGCCATGATGCGGTCGAGGGTGCTGTTGATGATCTCTGTGTTGCCGGACATTGCCAGTGATCCTCGCTTCGGGGTCGGGTGTGCCGAGGCCGCCGGTGCGGGCGGCCTTCGCGCTTCGGTGCGGTGCGGCGGACGTGCGGCGGCGGTAGCGTGCGGTTCATGGAGCTGCGCGCCCGATCGCTTTGGCTGTTGACCGAGCCGCTGCATGCGGTCTGCTACTTCGACGACAAGTGCCGTGACCTGGGCAAGGACCTCGGTCTCAAGGGCTTCTGGATGGGGTACTTCGCCTCGCGCACGGCGCCCCTGGGGGCGGTGGAACCCGCGGCGGCCACGGCCGTGCTCGGGGTGTTCGCCCCGGGGATGGTGGCCCGTGCGCTGCCCGCGGCCTGGAGCGTCACCAGCCCGGCGCACGTCCTCGGCGAGCGCGGCAGCCGTGCGGCCCACGCACTGCGCGGGGTCGCCCCCGAGCTGGAGCACGCAGCAGCGGACATGCTGCCCCCGCTCCAGACGATCGTCGACGCGGCACCGGCCACCGCCCGCCCCCTGTTCGCCGCCAACCGCGCGCTGTGCGACCACGCCGACCCCGTCGAGCGGTTGTGGCAACTGGTCACCGCTCTGCGGGAGTTCAGAGGCGATGCGCATATCGCCGTGCTCGCCGACGAAGGCCTCGACGGCTGCGAGGCCCTCGTCCTGGCCGCCGCATCGGGCCGTGTTCCCCGGGACACCATGCGGCAGGACCGCGGATGGAGCGAGGAGGAGTGGTCCGCAGCGGCCGACCGGCTGCGCTCCCGTGGCCTCGTGGACGCACAAGGCGACGCAACCGAACACGGCCGGCAGGAACGGGAGCGCATCGAGGCGGCAACCGACCGGCTGGCCGGCCGACTGCTGCATCCACTGCCCGAGGCGGAGACCGAGCGCATGCTGCACACGCTGGAACCCGTGGTCCGGCGCATCCTGGCCGCGGATGTGCTGCCCTTCCCCAACCCGATCGGTCTGCCGCACCTCGACGAGCCCACGCCGCGCAGCGCCAACTCCCGCTAGCCCAGCCGCTTTCCGGCCTCCTTGAGCTTCTGCTGGAGATCCACCGTGTCGGATGCGGGCGGCGCCTGGACCGTGACCGGCTTGTTGACGTCGAAGAACCGTATGGTCACGTCCAGCGGGCCCTGGGCCGCCTGCGCACGCTCACGGAACTTCACGGTGCGGTCGTCGGGACCGACCCACATGTCGAGGCTCAGCTTGGTCACGCCGAGCTGCTTGTACTGCTCGATGACCCTCTTGCGGCGCTCGGTGTTCAGCGCGCTCTTGGAGGCCCGCTTGGTCAGCAGCTCCGTCACATCGACCACACCGGCGTAGTGCGTCGTCCGCACCCCGCCGACGGTCTCCTCGCCGACCTTCTTGACGTGGTCCGACTGCGGGAGCAACGACGCCTGCGCCGCCGGGTCCTGGTCGGCCTGCCGCTCCATCCCCCCGAGGCCGCCGCCCCCCGCGCCCTTCTTGCCCTTCATGGCGAACTTGAGCCAGTGCTTCCCGTCCATCGCGTCTGCAGCCTGCCGGCCCCCGCCGAGATACACCGCGTCCCCGACGAGCCGCACCGAGAACTCGCCCTCCTCCTTGCCCCCGGAGGCCTTCATCCGCATATCGATGGCGCGCGGACGGAGGCTGAACGCCACCTTGCCCTCGACGGTCCCCTGGCCCGGGACCTTGCCGGAGAGGTGATACGACACGGAGCTGAGCTTGGCGCCCTTGTTGACGGCCTTCTGCACCGCGGCGACCGGCATGGCGTTGAGGTTCCCCGACGCGGCTCTGCGGTCGTCGGACGCGCCGCCGGACGCCGTGCATGCCGCCGTGCCGCACAGGACGGCTCCGGTGAGCAGCGTCCCCACGACGCGGGACGAGGTACGGGAAAAACGAGTCATGGCCCCCCCATGAGCACATGGAACGATAAAAATGTCGTCGATCACGACACTAGCCCACGACACCGACAATCGGCGTTGCGTATTTACGCAGCCACGTGACCAGGGAATATGACATCCGGACCACGTCGAGCGCGATCGAGGGCCGCGCACCGGGGTGATTTTCATCTGGTGGTTCGATGGGTGCTTTGGGGTGCTTTGCTGAGTCAGATCGGGACACCTCTGCCCAAGAGGCGTTGAATGAGTATGGATCCTAGAGAGTTGTGGGACCGCAACGCCGTGCTGGCAGAAGCGTTTTGTCTGGGCGATGAGCGGGTGCGTGAGGCGCAGGCCAGGCTTGACGAGGCGCAGGCCGACCGGTCACGGGTTTTGGCGGCGTTTGCGGTAACGGTGGGCAGTACCGGCGCGGTGGCCGGTCTGTTCGGTTTGAACGAGCGTGAAGTGCGGATCGCCCGGCGCACGGTGGGCAAGGACGACGCCCGCGCCGTGGCCGAAGAGCTGCTGGCGGCCGCCACTCCCGCTGCGCCGGCGAGGGAGCCGGACGAGGCCTCGCCGGCGCCCGATCCCGCTGCCGAATATCCCCACCAGAACCCGACTGCCGGAACGCGCCCCGCCGGCTCGCCCCGTGAGGGTGCCGGCGGCGCAGGAGCCCCGGAACAGAACTGGTCCCCGGCGATGGACGCGGTCCTCATCGGCAGTTGGCAGACCGGGGTGGATTTGCGTGAACTTGCCGCCGAATTCGGGCTCGACCTGACCCGCCTGGTCACCCGCGCCCAACAGCTGTCCGCCCAGGGGCGGTTCTATCCGGGCCCGGCCGAGAACCATGCAGGACGCCACCGGCGCGGCCCCGGCGATGTGCACGAGGCCGAATACACCATCCCCGCACAGCAGACGGCCGCCTGGAACGCCGCGCCCTCCGGATACCAGATGGCATCGGCCTGGCACACCGGCACGATGCCGTCCGCCGATTCCGTCCCGGACATGGCCGCTCTTGCCTCGGAATGGGACAACGCCCTCGCCCCGTGGGGGACCCTCGCGCCCTCGCACGAGGATTCCGCACCGGCCCATCAGCCCTGGGCCCAATACCACCTCAGTTCCTGACTTCGACACGATTCCCCGGCACTACGTACGTACCCCGCCCCCGCAGGCCGTCACCGGGCCTGCCGAGGACGACACGTCCCCGCCCGGATTCCTGAGCGGGGACGATGAGAGGAGGAGGCCGAGGCCATGGCGACCGAGGAAGCGCGGGCCGGTGCGCTGGACGGAAAGGTCGCGCTGGTCGCCGGGGCCACGCGAGGTGCCGGGCGGGCGATCGCGGTGGAACTCGCCCGCGCGGGCGCCGTGGTGTACGCCACCGGGCGCAGCAGCCGGACCGCGGGCCGCTCGGAGATCAACCGGCCGGAGACGATCGAGAAGACCGGTGAACTGATCACCGAGGCCGGGGGCACCGGTACGGCTCTACGGGTGGACCACCTCGACAGCGACCAGGTCCGCGATCTCGTCCAGCGCATCGACCGCGACCACGGCCGCCTCGACATCCTCGTCAACGACATCTTCGGCGGCGATGCCTACGCCCAGTTCGGCACCACCCTCTGGGAGCACGATCTCACCGGCGGCCTGCGGATGCTGCGCATGGGCATCGACACCCACGCGATCACCAGCCACCACGCGCTGCCACTGCTCATCCGCCGCCCCGGCGGGCTGGTGATCGAGATGACTGACGGCACCGCGGAGTACAACGTCGCCTACCGGCACCACGAGGGCTTCTTCTACGACCTGGTCAAGGCCGCCGTGCAGCGGATGACCCTGGCCCAGAGCCATGAACTCGCCCCGCACCACGGCTGCGCCGTCGCCGTGACCCCCGGCTGGCTGCGCTCGGAGAAGATGCTCGAGGCCTTCGGTGTGACCGAGGACAACTGGCGGGAGGCGACCGTGAAGGTGCCGCACTTCTGCATCGCCGAATCCCCGGTCTATGTCGCGCGGGCGGTCGTCGCCCTCGCCGCCGCCCCGGACGTCGCGCGCTGGACGGGCACGGTCGTCTCCAGCGGGCAACTCGCGCCCCTCTACGGATTCACCGACACCGACGGCACCCGGCCGGACTGCTGGCGCTACGTCGTCGAGGTCCAGGACCGGGGCCTCCCGGCCGACGACACCGGCTATCGCTGACGGCCGCCCGTCACGGGGAGGCCGCGCGGCGCTGGCGGGTGCCTGTTCCGGGCCCTGAAGGGGGGAGGGAACCCTTCCGCCGGAGCCCTGGGCGAGCCGGCTAGCCCGCCGTCTCGCCCGCATGCGGCGTCAGCGTCCCCGCCGCGACCAGGGCGAACAGGACTATGCCCAGCAGGATGCGGTAGATGACGAAGGGCATGAAGCTCTTGTGGGAGATGAACTTCATGAACCATGCGATCACGGCATAGCCGACGACGAAGGCGATGACCGTGGCGAAGACGGTGGGACCCCAGGCGACATGGCCCTGGCCGGCGTCCTTGAGCTCGAAGACGCCGGAGGCCAGGACCGCAGGGATGGCGAGCAGGAACGAGTAGCGGGCCGCGGATTCGCGGGTGTAGCCCATGAGGAGGCCGCCGCTGATCGTGGCGCCCGAGCGGGAGACGCCGGGGATGAGTGCCATGGCTTGGCAGACGCCGTACAGCAGGCCGTCCTTGACGCTGAGGTCGGTGAGGCTCTTGCGCTGTTTCGCGGCGCGGTGCCGGCCGCCGGTCTCGTCGCGGGCGGCCAGCCGGTCGGCGATGCCGAGGACCACGCCCATCACGATGAGGGTGGTGGCGATCAGCCGCAGATCGCGGAACGGGCCCTCGATGGCGTCCTTGAGCGTGATGCCCAGGACGCCGATCGGGATCGAGCCGACGATCACCAGCCAGCCCATCTGGGCATCGTGATCGTGCCGCAGCTCCCGGTTGAAGAGGGAGCGGGCCCAGGCCGAGATGATCCGCCCGATGTCCTTGCGGAAGTAGATGATGACGGCCGCTTCGGTGCCGATCTGCGTGATGGCGGTGAACGCCGCACCGGGGTCCTGCCAGCCGGCGAACGCGGCGGTCAGACGAAGATGCGCACTGGAGGAGATCGGCAGAAACTCGGTCAACCCTTGGACGAGTCCGAGGACGAAAGATTCAAACCAAGACATGGAAAACACGCTATCCAAGGGTGATCAAGCGCTGACCTGCGCAAGATGGGAGAAAGCGGACGGTGGCGGCGGATGCGGATCATCGCCGACAGGGGGCAGCGTAACGTCCGGAGGTATACGGGTGACCAAAGGGGCCGGGTCGTACGGCACCCGACCGGCCTCCGCGGCCTTCGCTGGTGAGTCCGTCGCCCGCCCGATCCGTTGTCAGTGTCCTCGCAGTGCCTTGCGTTTGTACCAGGCCACCACCAGCGCGCCCAGAGCGCTGACGCCGATGAAACCCATGGCGACGAGGAACGCAGGTGAGGTGGGCGAGGAAGCCCGCGCACCGGCAACGGCGTAGGCCGCGGTGTTCGGGATGCTGCCGAGGGCCGTCGCGAGGAGGTAGGGGAGCCAGCCCATACGGGAGACCGCGGCGCAGTAGTTCGTGGCGCAGAACGGCAGACCCGGGAAGAGACGGATCGCCAGCATCGACCGGAAGCCGTGCTCGCTCAACTGCCGGTCGGCGGCGGTCAGCCACCGGGCGCGCAGCAACGGGCGCAGGGCGTCCTGCCCGAGCAGCCGGCCGAGCCCGAAGGCCAGAGCGGCGCCCAGTACCGTACCGGCCAGCGCGCCGGCCAGGCCGGCCTGACTGCCGAAGAGGGCCCCGGCCGCGAGATTGAGGACCGGGCGCGGGACGAAAGCGGTGGTGCATGCCCCGTATGCCAGCGCGAAGACCACCAGAGCCGTCGGGCCGGACAGCTGCGCGGGCCGGCCCCCGGTCAGCAGGTGCTGCGGTTGCCACCACAGCGTCATGGCCGCGGCGCAGGCCAGCAGGGCGAGCAGCAGGCCCAGCCGGCACCACGGGGAGAAGAGCACACGCGTGCAGCGCGCGGCGAGGCCGTCGGGCGTTGCGGCGGGCGGAAGCATCCCGGGAGCGTAACCGACAAGGGTGCCGAGGAGCCGTAATGCCAAGGCCGAGGAGCCGTGGTGCCAAGGCGGCTGCCGGATAAATCGTTCGACGCCGGAGCGGCCGCCCGGCACCATATGACGCATGATCCGGCATGCCTTCCTCCCGCTCCCGTCCGCAGCCGCGGACGAGCCGAAGGCTGCCGTCGATCCCTTCGCGGCCATCGCCGCGGCCCACTGCGCGCCCGCAGTCACTGCCGTCGCAGCAGCCGACGTCCAGGCCGCCGCGGCGGCCGACGGCGCACGAAGCTGACCCTCTCCGGATCGTCCGGCGGACCCCGCAGGGGGAGGGTCGGCGGGGCTCAGGGGTCCCCACGGCGCCAAGTCGCCGTCCTCACCGCATTGTTGCGAGGAAGAACATCATGCCCAAGACGGCATAC
This Streptomyces decoyicus DNA region includes the following protein-coding sequences:
- a CDS encoding SCO6745 family protein, with amino-acid sequence MELRARSLWLLTEPLHAVCYFDDKCRDLGKDLGLKGFWMGYFASRTAPLGAVEPAAATAVLGVFAPGMVARALPAAWSVTSPAHVLGERGSRAAHALRGVAPELEHAAADMLPPLQTIVDAAPATARPLFAANRALCDHADPVERLWQLVTALREFRGDAHIAVLADEGLDGCEALVLAAASGRVPRDTMRQDRGWSEEEWSAAADRLRSRGLVDAQGDATEHGRQERERIEAATDRLAGRLLHPLPEAETERMLHTLEPVVRRILAADVLPFPNPIGLPHLDEPTPRSANSR
- a CDS encoding SDR family oxidoreductase, producing the protein MATEEARAGALDGKVALVAGATRGAGRAIAVELARAGAVVYATGRSSRTAGRSEINRPETIEKTGELITEAGGTGTALRVDHLDSDQVRDLVQRIDRDHGRLDILVNDIFGGDAYAQFGTTLWEHDLTGGLRMLRMGIDTHAITSHHALPLLIRRPGGLVIEMTDGTAEYNVAYRHHEGFFYDLVKAAVQRMTLAQSHELAPHHGCAVAVTPGWLRSEKMLEAFGVTEDNWREATVKVPHFCIAESPVYVARAVVALAAAPDVARWTGTVVSSGQLAPLYGFTDTDGTRPDCWRYVVEVQDRGLPADDTGYR
- a CDS encoding undecaprenyl-diphosphate phosphatase — protein: MSWFESFVLGLVQGLTEFLPISSSAHLRLTAAFAGWQDPGAAFTAITQIGTEAAVIIYFRKDIGRIISAWARSLFNRELRHDHDAQMGWLVIVGSIPIGVLGITLKDAIEGPFRDLRLIATTLIVMGVVLGIADRLAARDETGGRHRAAKQRKSLTDLSVKDGLLYGVCQAMALIPGVSRSGATISGGLLMGYTRESAARYSFLLAIPAVLASGVFELKDAGQGHVAWGPTVFATVIAFVVGYAVIAWFMKFISHKSFMPFVIYRILLGIVLFALVAAGTLTPHAGETAG
- a CDS encoding TVP38/TMEM64 family protein, with the translated sequence MLPPAATPDGLAARCTRVLFSPWCRLGLLLALLACAAAMTLWWQPQHLLTGGRPAQLSGPTALVVFALAYGACTTAFVPRPVLNLAAGALFGSQAGLAGALAGTVLGAALAFGLGRLLGQDALRPLLRARWLTAADRQLSEHGFRSMLAIRLFPGLPFCATNYCAAVSRMGWLPYLLATALGSIPNTAAYAVAGARASSPTSPAFLVAMGFIGVSALGALVVAWYKRKALRGH